DNA from Bombus vancouverensis nearcticus chromosome 14, iyBomVanc1_principal, whole genome shotgun sequence:
atccataTGATGCTCCTTCTTGAACCAAACAACTTTCGTTAAaacattattttgataaatttaatgCCTCGCGAGATATTCTGTCGTTTCCAGTTAAACGAAATATCCTGTATAACATGAAATTCTAAAAACTATTTGATGTAATGTTTAATATTGTAACCATTCTCGAACCAAGAAATAAAGAGAATGAAAATTcaaatataaagagagagaaTAAAGgatataaaatttgcaaaaatgtTAATAACCATTTGCTTGTATTTAGGCGACTAGAAAAGGAATTAGGGAATAATAAGAATATGGGATGAGAAGGTCGCTACATGAAATCGTCATAGTCATCGTAAACATAGTCGCCGTATTCGCTCAAAAGAGTGTTGTCATCTTCGATTTTCAGTTTTGCTTTCCCCTTGCCCTTGTTCTTCTTCGCCTTTTCTCCTTTCTCGATTTTCTGCTTCTCAATCAACAAATTATCGATCAACGTTTTAACTTTCTTCAAATGCGCTGAGGATACTGTAAACAAGATTAATATAATATACCATATTTaccattaaattaattaattttaagcaTACTAAAAAGCAATATGCATTTATGAAATCGATTGTTTGCCCTATTaaagtatattaatttatttgatattagtTTACAGtgaagatgaaataaatttataatagaaaaaaaaattgtaattaaaattaattttataaagaagAAGTGAATTTATAAAAGGAATaatttatcgaaattgaattttttttttaaatatagcctTTTGTTAATTGTTATGATGTTACTCTGTTGCCATGCAGACACAGTAGCGAGGATAGATGGCACAAAGACATTggattcttttatattttaatataatgtactTACAATTGAGAGCAACAGATTTAATAAGTTCTTCCCCAAACGGGGGAAACTCGGCATTTTTAGCAAGTTGATTTAGCTTCTGTGTAAGTACACTTCCATACTGCTCAAATTCTTCTTTTGTGCTAGGTACTGTCGTATCTAGACTCAAAGCAGGTTCTTCTGTTACACCTAAgggaaaaatttcaaattataatttctaataagaTAATTACAGCtgtttttactaataatttttataataaaaaatattagatgACGAGTGGATATAATACTAATTACATTAATTTACATTCGTCTATCTTTCATAACttaattattcaaatttgacCAATAGCGATAAAAGTAATGCTTTGCTTATGTAGGCGAAATATTACCTATAACTTTAATTCTACGAGATTTTACCTtcgaataaacaaataattttaaacattcATCATATCGATGTTCAGAAAGCACATAGTatattgttattaaaattaaacatttatcAGGAACGGTACGGGAGATTAAATGTTGATAAATAAGACACGTCtgcattatatttttatgaaatagaagtgtttattttttatacaataaCAATTCTGCACTTTCCTCAaagattatattaaataattgagATACATGATTTACATCTCTGGTACAGTTCCTGACACAAACTTGATCTTTTTAAATGGATTAAATGTAGAAATATGAGAATGTTCAATAGTTGACAATTAACCATTTTAATTACAGTAGTAAGTATAGTATTCAGGAATTTAAATACACccaaaatttgtttaattttttacaGCAATATGATGAAAACAGAACACTTTGAGCATATAAAACGTTATTCAGAATTTTTTACAACTATTTTACTGtatgtacaattttaatttatataaaaaaatacttcATATTGTCCTTTTAAGAACGAGAAAATTGTTAGAAATTTTATGTTATGTATATATAGCTATTTTACTAAATGgaatgtatttaaaaattacataataattattttgatttttacaCCAATAACACTTAATACTGGCAAAATATACTGTATATTAGTTTATGAAAGATAAAGCTTTAAAACATAATTAAGCCATTAAAAATTTGCATTAAGCCATGAATGTGGAATCAACTCTTTGCGATCCAATTATTAGACCTTGAGCAAATACAATATCTGAAGTAAAATATCTCTTCTAAATCGTAGCTGTGAAAGAAATAAAGcacatttcaaaaatataatattcacgTTAAGTTTCAATTATCTTAATTTAAAGAGTTATATTTAGGATTTAAACATTTAGATCTAAATGCAACAGCTTTCATAATTaaaatgatattagattcgacaACTAACTTAATATCAATTAAGAACTTTAGGAGATTCAAAGATAAGAAGAAGCTTATAGATGCGTCTCAAAATTTGAATCTAAACTTAAAATTAAACAAGgttatgaaacaaataaaaataacaatgcTCATACTTAGATACATACGTTATTAATCTAATATACTTTACTGTGCTATAGTTTAGATCTGCGtcaattttatgtaaaattacaaaatagttCATAGCTTTGCAGTAGCAagatcaaatatttaaaaaacaaagtaATACATACATCCTAATTCCTTGTAAGCAAAATACTAATTCCAATACTTTTAAGAAAGATCTTTACCTTATCAAATATTAATGAAATGACTATATACTTTCAtaagttatttaaaattcatattattaaataaaaataggagTGCAAAGAGTTAATAAGTAAAAGTTTTTAGCGAAGTCATTTCTTCTCAGTTTTGTGCGGCTTGCGATGAGAAAAATCAACAAGGTTGGACAAACCGAAAGTCTCCATGGCAAGGCGTAAATCAGCTTCTTCTTGGAGCCTTTGACGCCTTATTTGTTCCGCTCTCCTCTCTTCTGGCGTTAatgcttcctctttctctttagCTTTCCTTTCTGCCTCTGCCTTTGCCTTTTTctataattaacaaaattagaaatacttgtcatattaatataataaacgcTCTAAGTTTCTTTACATACATAAACTAACAGAAATTAGATAAACAAAAACatacaataaaaattgtaaatttttattcatGTAGAGAGTATCCCTACAATCATGTTACAACTGGGAAAAGGAGTGTTCATGAAAGAGTAAGTTTAAAATGCGCAATAACGTTTATGCATATGCTTTGTCTTTCCCAAGGGAACAATTCTTTTTCCACCTGTACCTTACTTGTATAATGTGAATAtaaacagaaaataataaacaagcAATCAAATAAGTGgattaaattttactttaagatAAATTACTTTAGgaaaacatatttaaaaaattcaatcgaAAGAAAAGTTATACCTCACGCTCTTCAATTCTTTCTGCCAAAGCTTTCTTTGGCTTTGGTTTAGCCTTAGGCACTTCTGCGGGTTTTTCtacatctttcttttcttcttcgacATCTTCCCAGCTATCCTGTTGATTGATTATTTCTTGAAATCATCGTACAAGCACTTCATTTTCTAACATgcatatttaattctattttcatCTTATATTTCTTCCTACAATAATCTAGATATATcaataaaatatctttacaaaataatttatatcctACATGATCCGGAATATGTTCTGACAATTCCCGCCATTATCAAATCTTACATAATCATgacataattaaatttaattttatttaaaattgaaaattatgctACATTTAAGCATCACGTAACTGTATCTATGACACTTTTATTACTTTAAAACTGAGGTAAACTTAGGATCAATTCATCTCCGATACGTAGAATccaatttaaaaatacatacaaCACGTTAgtaataaattctaaatttctataattattcATTATCAAACATAAAcgtaaattttcaatttaaatgCATTTCATTCGTTTTGAATTCTAATTATGGTTTCAATATTTATACAATTCAAATTCAAAAACAAACTTCAAATCTGTTCAACAATAATCAATTATCATCGCGCTATTCGACTCATGTTGACTAGCTCTATGAAAGGTTAACCACACTTATGGTGTGTCGTCTGAACGGAAGATTTTCAAAATCGTATGCACAAAATTAGAATAAGAAAGCCAGTAACACAGAACCTTGacatcttcgtcttcgtcttcgccCTCCCACTTGTTGGATCTGATAGCGAGGTCGAATTTCGCCTCGGCGTTCTCGACATCTGTAAAAGTTGAAGGTTAAAATGGTTTCGTAGTTTCGATTAAAGGTACAATCGCATAACAATTAAATGTCGGAAAATCGATTTGCACATACCCCACTCGTCATCCATGGTGTGGATTTTGGATTATTTGCGCACGATTTCGTTCGTAAATGAAACAAATCCTCCTCGAACTAACGTGGTTGAACAGATCACGACTGGAATCAAGCGAGCCATACTGTGCGAGGAAAGCGTGTGCCTTTCTTGCGATATAGTGGTGGTATGAAACATAAATTACGCATGTTAGAGATTGGATACCctgtattaaaaataataccAAACACAATGATTATTTAgggattattattatcatttcaatTAGCAAGGTTTTGCAACGGAAATTAGTAATAGgtgaacataataataataatatataatagcaatGATTTGTAGctacaaattttaaattctaaaaaaaagagttgtttattaatttctattaacttattttcgtatttaatatataaaatgttattaattctattgctttttcctttccttttgtaAAATGATAACATTTTGTATAACACATTTATACATTGTAAAACAAATCCACATAGATCTATGGAAATTCGTTTCTCTGTAATTAATATATTCGCAAAATTTATCATTTACGCTAGTTCATggcaaattatttataatttagatttataagGCTAAAATTTACTATTTGTTTCGGTATTAAAGATTGTCGTCATATTTTTTATCATAGGGGGACTTCCCTTTAAAAGCTCTTTCgtcgaaaattatatatacgtTTGAATTATACGTTACGGATTCAAAATTTAGATTAAAACAATATGTGACGTATGTAGATACATGTATTGTGATATGAGTAGTAATACAGTTGTGCGATTTTGCAAGTGATATACTTTTGATACAATTGGCAAGTAAATTCAAAATGTTATTGCCTAAACAATTTTGCGGCAGTTGCAAGAAGACCGAATATCTTATATATTAAgcttgaaaataaatttaaaattatattttaaataagatcACGCACGTAACGTTGAACATAAAAGTTATTTACGAAttagaatataataaattttgttattaatacaGAAATTCAAACTTATAATTTTCCCTCCTTTGAGCGAccatttttattaacaataactgttatattttttttaattacttgtATTGTCAACCAGTCGAccataaaaaaagaagatacaacATGATACTGATGACAATACAAAATGACATTGAAAACTTTctctttatatataaatatacgtactagttttataattacataataatttttatttcttttgttcttaGAAAAATGAATGACATGGAGGTTTATATTACTTGCCCATACAACAAATGTCATCGTATTAGAAAATCTAGATTTCAAATTCATATAACAAAATGTGCCAAAAATTACCAGAAAGATGACAAGCTTGCTTGTAAATACGATAGAACACACATATTAGACTCGGAACAGTATGAGGTAAATTAGAGAACATTTTTACGCAccctttttttataaatttttatatttcattcatgTTATTCCTACTTAACCATTTGTGTTACCCAATAGAAGAATTTAATATCTGATAAGTCGAATTATTAATTCTTAGATTCTAATGTtagtataatttatttctgtagcACCATTTGACAATATGTCCATCAAGTGGAGACGTAAAAAGTAAGGAAATCACATTAGAATCAGATGAAGACGTTCCGAGAATTCTAGTGGAGAGAGTACCTAACACGAGAACTCGTACAATGGATGAAGACTGGACTGGAAATAATCGATCATATAATCCATTAGCTGCAACAGAAAATA
Protein-coding regions in this window:
- the eIF3j gene encoding eukaryotic translation initiation factor 3 subunit J; the encoded protein is MDDEWDVENAEAKFDLAIRSNKWEGEDEDEDVKDSWEDVEEEKKDVEKPAEVPKAKPKPKKALAERIEEREKKAKAEAERKAKEKEEALTPEERRAEQIRRQRLQEEADLRLAMETFGVTEEPALSLDTTVPSTKEEFEQYGSVLTQKLNQLAKNAEFPPFGEELIKSVALNLSSAHLKKVKTLIDNLLIEKQKIEKGEKAKKNKGKGKAKLKIEDDNTLLSEYGDYVYDDYDDFM